The Nitratidesulfovibrio sp. DNA segment ATCTTGGGGGGCCTGCCGGGGGCCTTGGTCGGCGTACTGATGCTGCGCCACATTCCCGATGCCGGGCTGCGCCTTGGCCTTGGCGGGCTGCTCGTGGCGTATGCCCTGTGGGCGCTGCTGTGCGCAAAGCCCGGCCGCAGGGCGCTGCATGGTGCATGGGGGGCCGTGGCCGGGTTCTTTTCCACCAGCCTGGGCACGGCCTACGGCATCAACGGGCCGTCGCTGGCCATCTACCTGTCGTTCCGGGGGGGCACCCTGCAGGAGACCAAGGCCGCGTTGGGGGTGTTCTTCATCGTCAGCGGCACCATCATCGTGGCTGCGCAGACCCTGGCGGGCGTGCAGTCGGCAGAGACGGTGCTGCAGTTCGCCGCGTCGCTGCCGTCGGTCATGCTGGGCGGATGGGCGGGTATTGCGTTGTCCAGGCGCCTGTCCGACGGCAATCTGCATGGCGCGCTGTTCGTGATGCTGCTGCTCATGGGGGCCAACCTCGTCCGGCAGGGCATGGGATTCTGACGCGGGCGCCCTGTTTGCCTCCGGGCCGCTTGTCTGCCACGGCTCCCCTTGATTGGCATGCCCGTCGTACCCTCCCCGTCTGTCACGCTGGCCGGGCGGCCCCGGCCGACCCGCCCGTGCTGCCGGACGTGTCAGATGTGTCTCCGGACGTGTCTCCGCCGTCCGCCTCCATGTCCCTGCTCTTGTCCCCCCGCGCTCCCTTGCCGATGAAGGTCAGAAAGCGTTCCGCGTCCGCATGGCCGGGCAGCGGCGTCATGCTCGTGCGGCCATCCACGGATTGGACCAGCAGGGGCGTGTCGTACCCCGCCACGTCCACCACGCCCTTGATGCGGAAATAACGTCTCGATTCCGACTCCAGCAAGGCTTCCAGTTGGGGCAGGGCCATGGGGGCATGCACCCGCAGGGTTTCGGCAGTATAGCCGTCATCGGCGTGGGTGGCTGCGCCGCCATGGAACGCGGTATCCCCGAATCGGGGCAGGCCGCGTTGCCCCGGTCTGCGCCGGGTGGTGTCCGTATCCGCTAGCAGGCCGAAGGGGATGGCTCCCCCCGTGGCCTCGTGCAGCATGGCCCCGGGGTTGATGCGGGCTGCCATGGCGCGGGCGGCCGTGATGTGTTCCGGCTCGGCGATGTCGGTCTTGTTGAGCACCAGGATGTCCGCGGCGGTCACCTGGTCCCTGGCCACCCTGCTTTCGCGCAGGGCGCTGGCGAAGGAGACGGTGTCCACCACGGTGATCACCGGCCCCCTGCTTACCATGTCGGACACCTCGTGCAACTCGTCGAGCAGGTTCAGGGGGTTGGCCAGCCCGCTGGTTTCCAGCACCACCACGTCCGGGGTGAACCGTTCCAGCAGTTGGACCAGGCCGTGGCGCAGCCGCCCGGACAGGGAGCAACACACACAGCCCTCGTCGGCCTCCACCACCCGGCAGCCATCCTCCAGCAGCTTGCCGTCCAGCCCCACGGCACCGATCTCGTTCTGGATGACCGCCACGAAGCGGTCGCGTTGCAGGTTGTATTCGATGAAATGGCGCAGCAGGGTGGTCTTGCCGGAGCCGAGAAATCCCGTCAGCACCAGCAGGGGCGGGCGTGGCCCGTCGCCGCATGCGGTTTTCGTTGTTTCCGCGCTGCCCATCCAGCCGGGGCTGTGTGCGGTCATCCACGGTTGGGCATGCAGCGGGCCGGTGTCCGCTGGCCGCCACGGAGCGCAACGTTCCGATGGAGGCGGCGTGCCGTAGGCCAGGGCCAGGGAGATGCGTCGCACGTCGTGTGCGGGCACGTTGCGGTATGGTTGCGCGCGGGTGAACCACCCCTGCCAGCCGGGTCGCACTGCGTAGCGGCAGGCGGTGGGGGCTTCGCCCAGGACGAAACTGGCGCTGGCCGCCAGACAGCGAAACAGGCGCAGGGCCATGCCGAAGGACGGAATGTCGCTTTCCGCGTCACCGGGGCGCACCACGAACGGGTCGGAAAAATCGGCGGAACTGGCGCCGGACCGCGGCATGCCTTCGGATTGAACCGTGACGTCCTGCGGCATACCTTCGGACTGGCCCATGCCGTCCTGCGGCATGCCTTCGGATTGGCGAATGCCGTCGGCGGCAAAGACGCGGGTGCGCGACAGGCCGGACAGTTCCAGCCGCAGTGATTCGCCGTGACTGCCCGCCACCACCCGCAGCGTGCCCACCCGGAACAAGGTGCGCATGGCGTGCCCGGACGGAAAGTCGCGGACGTTGTCCCAGTAGTCCGCCAGCAGGGTGGCCACCCCGGCGGCCAGGGGAAAGCGTTCGGCGCACGGTTCGTCGGGGTGGGGGAAGTAGTGCAGCGAAAAGGTGCCCGCCAGCACGGTACCGTGCATGCGTTCACCCTCGAACAGCATGCCGAACACACCAGTGCTGCCATGCAGCTTGCAGGTCCAGCCTTCGCCGTGGGCGATGGTGGGGCGAATGCCCCGCCACCCCAGGGCGCGGGCCTCGGGCCGGTGAAACTGGGTACGCAGCAGCAGGGCGCGCACCATGCCCGGCGTCCAGCAGCCATGGCCCTGGTCCACGGGAACGGGGGTGATCGTGCGCAGGTCCATCGGGCCTCCTTGTCGGCGGTGTGCCGCCGCGGCCTGTCCGGAAAGTCCTGTCGGGTGCCGCCTGTCCGGTGGTTCCGGTTCGGCGCCGCCTGCCGGTGATTACGGCCCGGCGTGCCCCTGCCCGCCGCATCTGCGCGGGCAGGGGCGTCCGTTCATCTGGTCACCTGGTCATCCGTTTTCCTGGGCTCGCCTACACCTTGGCGAACCGGATGGAGTCCCCATTGCCCAGATAGGCCTTGTCCTTGGTGCGGAACCTGGCTGTGCCCTCCACCACCGGGTAGCCCGCGTCGATGAACTTCTTGGCGGTGACTATCCCGGTGCAGTGGTTGCAGCCCACCTTCTCCAGGTTCCACTTGCGCAGGCCTATGACCAGGTCGTCGTACTTGGGGTCCCAGTCCTCGAAGGGCGAGATGTGCAGCCCGCCATACAGGCCGTGGAAGCGGTCGTGTTCATAGGCCAGTTCGCGGTAGGCGGTGTCCGCGAACAGGATGATGCCCTGGTGGCAGCATCCGGTGATGCTGACCAGCCCAAGGTCCGCCACGTTGAAGTACAGCGACTGTTCGCCGAATACCCGGCAGATGATGGGCACATCGAACATGTAGCTGGCCATGCCCGGCTCGATGGGGTGCAGTCCCTTCTTCACCTTGACCAGTTCACCCTTGTGTCCGGCGTCCTTGATGTACTGCAATCCTTCCGCATAGAACGAATCGGGGATGTATATCTTGATGCCCGGCGCATACTTGAGGGTGACCGGCAGGCCCCAGAAGTGGTCGAAGTGCTCGTGCGAGATGATCAGCGCCTCGATCTCGCCGTTGGCCAGCATCTTGTCGATGCCTTCACGCTTGAAGCATTCGTCCATCCAGGCGAAGGACCAGCCGGAATCCAGCAGGTACTTGCGCACCTTGCCGTCCATGTCCTCCACCTCCACCAGGGCCGCAAAGCCCCCGGCGTTCATGGGGTTGACGCTCTTGGCCCTGGTGATCTCCCACGCCTCGTCCAGCCGGTTGGGCAGCAGGTCGCGGATTTGGGCAATGCCCTTCTGGTACGACCCCTTGCCAAGGCCCGTGCCGTCGCCGAAGGGCGGCCAGTTGTAGGTATACTGGTCCACCAGCAGGCCCCCGGCGCTCTTGATGTCCGACATCAGCTTGCCGTTGTCGAACCAGCTGGTTTCCGAAACCACCTTTGCCTTCACGCTGCGGCAGGTGCCGAAGGACTGCATCTTGCGCTGCACCTTGGGCAGGTCTTCGAACCGGCGCGACGAGTACGAGTACGCACCCATGGCGCCCAGCGTTCCCAGCCCCACGCCCAGTGCCGCACCCTTGATGAAGTCTCGCCTGCTGAGTGACGTCTTGTTGTCCGACATGGCGGCCTCCTTGGGCTACTTGGGAATGAGGGTGACGGATTGGGAAACCACGGGCAGCGCGCGCACGATGACGAAGTACAGGGCCACGCCCACGGCGGTACCAACGGCCAGGCCGGGCAGCATCCTCGGGCTCCAGGTGTGCTCCGCCTCGCGCGCGGCGGCTTCCGCCGCCAGTTCGTCGGCGGTCTTCATGCGCATGGTCCAGCCGGGCCAGTTGTCCATGAACCAGTAGTTGATCAGCCAGATGTTGATCAGCCAGATGGTGGGAATCATGGGGAACTGCTGCGGGTGCGAAAAGCCCTTCTGCGTGCCCAGGAACAGGTGCGAGGTGCGGTAGTACGCGGCATATACCGCAAGGCCCGCCGCCACCACGATGGCGGTGCGCACCAGCATGTTCACCGGGGTGGAGAACTTGCGGGGCCAGTTGTCGCAGTACATGTACAGGAACAGCGCGGGCAGCAGGAAGAAGATGGCCGTCTCGCCCACGTGCAGCCAGCGCCAGTCGGGCGCGGCGTCGCGCTTGTGGCCCCGGATGGCTTCACCCCAGGCCAGTTCCTGCGCGAAGTAGAAGAAGAAGGTCAGGGCCAGCGAAATGGCGATGATGGCGAAGAAGATGGACAGCCGCCGCGCCCACGGGTTGCGGATGACCGAGAAGGGGTAGCGTTCCCAGATGGTTTCCATCAGCCAGACCACCACGGTGCAGCACATGATCCAGGCGATGTGGAAGTTGCCCGACACCGTGTTGGCGAAGGCTTCCCAGTAGGGCGGGGTGATGGAGGTGAACTCCTGCCAGGGGTAGTACAGGATGCCCATGTGCGGGTGCATGGTCATCAGGTAGATGAGCGTACTGAGAAAGAAGGTGACGATCCAGATGCTCATGCCCTTCACCGGCTGCTTCAGGTCCTGCCAGGGGGCTTCCTCCATGGCCACCACCCAGGCGGGGCTGAGCCACGAGGCGATGGCCGCGAACATCAGGCAGGCCGTGGCTGCATATTCCGCCGCGAAGAATTCGGTGATGCCCTTCAGCTTGGTGAGCTGGTCGGGGTTGAAGTAGGCCATGGCGTAGTTGCCCAGCAGCCCTTCGAAGAACCCCTTGATCAGGGCCAGCATCAGCGCCACCGACAGCAGCGAGAGGATGACGCCCTTCACCAGCGGGTGGGCCTTTTCCATCCACTCCCGGCGAAAGGGCCAGAAGTCGAAGATGTAGGCCACCCAGATCAGGATGATCAGCAGCCAGCGGGTGTACATGTAGCCCACGTAGGGGGTGTACAGCCGCATCATCCCGCGCGGGTCCTGGAAAATCCACCACGTGGCGTAGAAGATGACCAGCGTGAACAGCAGGTTGACGATGGCAGGCAAGGGGCCCTTCCACCGCTTTTCCAGCTTTCGCGCTTCAAGGAAGCTGACGGATCCGTGTGACATGACGGTTCCTCCTTTGTTGGGGTGCAACCCTTTGGAATCCCCTGCCGAGTATGCGTTGCGCGAGGGCGAGCCCGCGTGGTCGATGTGGTTCGGGTGGGCCGGGTGGCCTGAGTAGTCGGCCTGGTCTGCGCAGCACGCGTATCGGAAACAGTCGGGTGCTCAGCGGGTGGTGCCCGGTGTTCGCCGCGCTGGTGCTGCGGTGTCCCCATTTCCCGTGTTTGAATTCCCACTGTCAGGCGCTGCCGTGTCCGGAGCCTCGGTGTCGCGGACCCCGGGCGGGGCCATGTCCAGCATGGCCCGATGCAGGCGGTTGAGCAGGTCTTCGGTGCCTGCATCGGCGGGCAGGCCCATGCGTTCGGCCTCCAGGCGCAGCAGTTCGGGGGTGAAATCCCCGCCCGGTCCGCACAGGGGAACGCCGCCGGAAAACAGTGCGGCGGGTTCGGCCTCCGCCGTTGCCGTGGAGGGTGTTTCCCCAGCGTTTCCGGCATCCGGGGGGCAAGGGGGCGACGGGCGAAGGCCCGCCGCACTGCCCGCAAGGTCGGCCCCCAGCGAGAAGAGCCCCCGCAGGAATCGTGCACGGGTGGTGGCGGTCATGCGTCCATCCCCCGCTGTTCCAGTTGTGCGCGGAGATACGGAGTGCATTCGGTGCCCGCGTATTTTTCCATGCAGCGGCACATGCGCAGCAGGCGTTCTTCCATGCGCAGCCGGGCATCTTCCGGGTCGTGCCGTTTCAGCGCTTGCAGCACCTTGACGAGGTCGGCGAAGAACTGGTCGCGCTCGTAGTCTTCCATGGTGAACAGCAGTTCGATGGCCGAGGCGCCCACCGGGCATAGTTGTTCCACTGTGGCCACCAGCGCGGGATTGCCCGTGGATTCGGCCAGGGTGTGCATGAAGGCTGCGGTCTGCTCGCGCGCAAGACCGGGATTGCCGCCAAGGATGGCGCGGCTGAGGGAGGTCATGGTTTCTTCAAGGCGGGAAAGGCCGGAGGGGGAAACGGTAACGGCGCACAAGGCCGCCAGCGGGGGCAGGATGATGTAGGCGGCTTCCAGCCGGGCCATGCCGGCCTGGGGGCCGGGGGCATCGACGTAGCCGCCGCGTTCGCGGCGGGAACGCAGGTAGCAGCCGCTGCCCCGGCGCACCTCGACCATGCCGCGCGTCTGCAATACGCGCAGTGCCCCGCGCACCGTGGGGCGGCTGGTGCCCAGCATGCCCGCCAACTGGCGTTCCGGGGGCAGCCTGCCGCCCACTTCCCATTCGCCGCAACGTATCCTGCCCAGCAGGTCCGTGAGAATGGCGGATTCCTTTTCCATGCACGCCTCCGTGGGGCGGGGCGCCGGGCGCCGCCTGCGGGTGTTGCCGGAAGGGGGACAGGGGATCATGCATTGACCAGTACTGCTGCCCCATTGGTATGACCGATAGTGATGTCTGTGAGTACTTGCAAGCAATGTTCGGACAGAAAATCATACGCGCCGCAACGCACGGGTTTTCATGTGCTTTTTTATGCAAGATTGGTAAGACCACTTGGGCGGCACATGAACGGCGCAGCCCGGTGCGCGCCATGGATCAGGTCGGCATCGCGGCCAACGCAAAACGCCCGCCGGGTGTGACCGACGGGCGCTGTGCATGCGGGAGGCGGGGCGAGTTGCCTCAGGATTCCTGGTGGCGCAGGCGAGACCGCCAGGCCTGAATGGCCTTGTCGAACGGATCGAACAGGATGGAGTATTCCGGCAGGCCCGTGGTGGGGAACGCCGCCGGACGCCGCGAACACAGGATGAGCACCGCGCGCAGCACGCCGCGCCGGTAGAAGGGCTTGGCGAAGTACGAGCGGATGCCGCGCGGGATGAACAGCGCCCAGTCGATGGCCTTGATGCTGTCCAGGGTGTCGTCCACGATGAGCGAGTCCAGCTTGTAGCTCACGATGTCCTGCGCGATGGTGCCGTCGAAGGGGAACATTTCGCCCTGCGGCATGCCGGTGAACGGCTCGCCGGTCCAGTGCACGTATACCTTGTTGCGGCGCTGGTGGATGTCCGAGAACAGCAGCCCGTCACAGTGGTAGCTGGGCAGGCGGAAGGCGTGCAGGGCCGCGAGGATGTCGGCGATGTCCGTCAGCGGTTCCAGACGGGCGTGCAGTTCCTGTTGCAGCCGCGCGAACTCCCGATCCGGCGGCGGCGTGGTGCGCGCTTCCCCATCCTCGTCGCCGGAGGGCGAGCGCAGGTCGGTCAGCGAGACGCGCAGCAGCCTGCGCCCCTTCAGGGTCAGCAGGCGCACGGCGGTGCGGGCCGCAAAGGTGGCATGGCTGCGCCGGACGTATTCCAGCTTGCCCTCCCACTTGCGTGCGAACACGATTTCCTCGAACAGGCGGTGTACCCGGTTGGTCATGCCGGGGTGGTGCAGCATGCCGAAGTCGAGCTGGGCCATGCCGTTGCCCGGATACATGAAGGCCGAGGCGGCGGCGGAGTTCAGCGAAAGCACCTGGCGGGTATCGAAGTCCACGATGAGGGTGGGATTTTCGGCCAGGTCGATCAGCATCTGCTGCTCGGCGTCCTTTTCAAGGATGCCGCGTATGCCCTCTGCCCGGTCGGAAACATCCATCAGGTAACCCATGTAGTAGCGCGGATCGCGCGGGCTGGACCACCCGGCCGCCTTCAGCCAGCACAGTTGTTCCTCTTCCGGGTCTGGCGAGCACACCCGCACGATGGTTTCCGCCCCGTCGCCCCGCTTCATGGCCTCCATGAAGGCCTCGATGAAGTGCAGGTCTTCGGGCAGCACCACCTTGCGCCGAAAGTCCGGGCTCTTCATGAACAGGCCGGACCTGTCCTCGAGCACGGGCAGCTTGCGCGCGTTCAGGAATTCGATGCGCGACCTGGCGATTTCGATGCGCCACAGCAGCGCGGGAAAGGTGAGCAGGTAGTCGCTCATCTCGTCCCGCGAAATTTCGCGAGTGGCCACCACGTCCTGGGTTTCGATGCGGTCGATGTAGATCATCAGTCCTGCTCTTGCTGCTGGCGACTCATTGCGTGAACCCCGTCCGTGGTGATGACCTTACAATACCGGAGGAACGGCGGAAAGTATTCACTTACTCCGTCTGGTGCGCGGGCGGAAGGGAAGACTGGTTGGGCTGTGAGGCTGGGCAGGCAGAGTGTACCGAAAGGTACCATTCCGCGCCCAAAGTGTACGGAACGACCATCTTCGGCACGCCGGGTGGGGGCATGCCGAGGGGGAGCAGGGAGGGCGCCGACCGTCCTTTCGCCCCAACGTGGCGCCGTTACTGGCGTGGCGGGTGTGGCGCGCCCAAGCGCCAGAACCGCAACTGGCCGCACCACTGCTGGCACATGCTTTGCTGTTATGCCTCCGCAAGCATAAAGGAGGCGGCATGCGCGCAGCCAGCGTGTCATCCCCCGGAGGCAACCCGGAGGCAACAGAGACCCGTCAGGTCATCATCAACGACACCACCCTGCGCGACGGCGAGCAGACGGCGGGCGTGGCCTTTACGCTTGAAGAGCGCCTGGCCGTGGCTCGCGCGCTGGACGCCGCCGGAGTGCCGGAAATGGAAGTGGGCATTCCGGCCATGGGCCCGCGCGAGGTGGACGAGATCCGCGCCATCGCGGGTCTTGGTCTTGTGGCCCGGCCCATCGTGTGGTGCCGCATGCACGAGGCCGATCTGGCCGCCGCGCGCGCCACGGGCGTTGCCACGGTGAACCTGTCCATTCCCGTTTCCGACCAGCAGATTACCCGCAAGATCGGGCGCGACAGGGCCTGGGTGCTGCGGCGCATCGAGTCCATGACCTGCGCCGCGCTGGACTTGGGCTTTGACGTGTGCATCGGCGGCGAGGACAGCAGCCGGGCCGACGCGGACTTTCTGGCCCTGGTGCTGGAAGTGGCGGAACGCTGCGGGGCGCGCCGCTTCCGCTTTGCGGACACCATGGGCGTGCTGGACCCCTTTGCCACCCATGCGCTGTTTCTGGCCATGCGCGCCCGCAGCAACCTGGAACTGGAAATCCACGCCCACGACGACCTCGGGCTTGCCACGGCCAACACCCTTGCCGCCGTGCGCGGCGGGGCCACCCACGCCAACACCACGGTCAACGGCCTTGGCGAACGGGCGGGCAACGCCCCTCTGGAAGAGGTGGTCATGGCCCTGCACCTGCTGCACGGACAGCCCACCGGGGTGCGGCCTGCGCTGCTGCCGGGGGTGTCCGCGCTGGTGGCCGCCGCATCGGGCCGCCCGGTGCCGCCGGGCAAGTCCATTGTGGGTGAGAACGTGTTCACCCATGAATCGGGCATCCACGTCAGCGGCCTGTTGCGCGACCCGTCCAACTACCAGCATATCGACCCACGCGAACTGGGGCGCGACCACCGCCTGGTGCTGGGCAAGCACTCCGGCGCGGCGGCGGTGCGCTGGGCTTACGGGCGGCTGGGTATCCGGCTGGACGAGGAGGGCGCGCGGGCCGTGCTGCCCCTGCTGCGCGACCATGCCGCGCGCACCAAGCGCCCGCCGGAACAGGCCGACCTGTTGCGTTTTCTGGATGCGGCGCGATGTGGCGAAACACCGGAGAATGCCGGTGACGCGGCGTCCCGCACCCCGCGCGGCGTGCGGCCCGGCACGGGTTGCGGCAGCATCCTCGCCGCATCCCGCCCTGCCTGCACATCGGAATGTTTGCCGGAATGACGGAGGTGCCCGTGCGGCCATCCCTGCTCGAAAAGCCCCATGCTGGCGTGACGGTATGTTCCGGTCCGGCGCGGGGTCACGCGACCGTCGGCGGCGGTGTGTCCCGCGATGTCCCCGGCGCGGCTGGCGACGATGCTTGCGGCAGAGCCTTCGGCCCCGCCGGGGCGGCGGACATTCCGTATCCTTCCCTTGTCCCATCAATTTCCACGCTGGTGGGGCCATGACCTGCGAAAAGAAACATAGTGAAGAGGCACGCACCTGCGGCGGCGGGGTGTGCCGGGGCGGCATAGTGCCGCTGCTGCACGAGATAGGGCGCATGCTGTCCGGGCCGGAGGACTTCTGCGCCGCACTGGACCGCATCCTTTGCTACATGCACGCCGAAATGGGTGTGCGGCGCGGCATGATCAGCCTGCACCACCGCGAATCGGGGCGCATTTTCGTGCATCGCAGCATCGGCCTGACGCCGGAGGAACAGGAGCGCGGCGTGTACCATCTGGGCGAGGGCATCACCGGACGGGTGGTGGAGACGGCGCAGCCCATCATCGTGCCCCGCATCGGGGACGAACCCGCCTTCCTCAACCGTACCCGCAGCCTTTCCGACGGCGCGGACCTGGAACTTTCGTTCATGTGCGTGCCCATCCTGCGCGGCAGCAAGGTGCTGGGCACCATCAGCGCCGAACGGCTCTACGAGGACCGGCGCTTTCTGGACCGCCACGTGGACGTGCTGATGGTGATGTCGCACATGCTCGCCCACGCCGTGGAACTGTACCTGGTCGAAAAGGTGGACCTGGCCCGCTGGGAACACCGTACCCGCCTGCTGGTGGACCGGCTGAAGGAATGCTTTCACCCCGCCAGCATCATCGGCGCATCCGCCCCCATGCGCGAGGTGTACGCGCTGATGCGCAAGGTGGCCCAGACCCGCACCACCGTGCTGCTGCTGGGCGAAAGCGGCGTGGGCAAGGAGATGATCGCCAACGCCCTGCACTACGATGGCCCCAATCCAGAAGGCCCGCTGGTGAAGTTCAACTGCGCGGCATTGCCGGAAAACCTGGTGGAAAGCGAACTGTTCGGCCACGAGAAGGGCGCGTTCACCGGCGCGGTGCAGACCCGCAAGGGCCGCTTCGAGGATGCCGACGGCGGCACCATCTTTCTGGACGAGGTGGGCGAACTTTCCCCGGCCATGCAGGCCAAGCTGCTGCGGGTGTTGCAGGAACGGCGCTTCGAGAGGGTGGGCGGCAACCAGAGCATTGCCGTGAACATCCGCATCATCGCCGCCACCAACCGCAACCTTCAGGACATGGTGGCCCAGGGCACCTTCCGCGAGGACCTGTACTACCGGTTCAACGTGTTCCCCATCATGGTGCCGCCGCTGCGCGAGCGCGGCAGCGACATCGTGACCCTGGCCGAGCACTTCATGTCCCACTACGCCCGCGAGACGGAAAAGAACGTGTTCACCATCGCCACCTCCGCCCTGAACATGCTGGTGCAGCACGACTGGCCGGGCAACGTGCGCGAACTGGAAAACGTCATCCATCGCGCGGTGATCCTGACCGAGGACGACACCATCCACGCCCATGACCTGCCGTTGTCGTTGCAGGCGGACATGGTGCCGGACACGGGCGCACCGGGCGGGCTGGAAGCGCGCCTAGCCTGTGTGGAATACGAGATGCTGGTGGAGGCCCTGCGCGCCCACCGGGGCAACACCACCGAGGCGGCGCGGGCGCTGGGGCTTACCCGGCGCATCATGGGTTTGCGCATGAAGCGCTTCAACCTGACGTATCAGCAGTTCCGCAGGGGGGAGGGGGCGGCTGAGGGGTAGCCCCGCAGCCGGAACCAACCGGTGGCGCCTGAGTGTCCTTGCCTTTTCCGTTGTTCACCCCAACCGTCCACCGCACCGTGAGAAAGGAGCCGCCATGAACGCCGCCGAACCTGCCGCTACCGCGCGTGACGCCTCGAAGCATCCCTGCTTCAACAAGGCTGCGTCCGGCACCTGCGGCCGTGTACACCTGCCGGTGGCCCCCGGCTGCAACATCCAGTGCAACTACTGCGACCGGCAGTACGATTGCGCCAACGAATCGCGCCCCGGTGTGACCAGCGCGGTGCTGAAGCCCCGCCAGGCCCTGGAATACATGCACCGGGTGCTGGAGGCGGAACCGCGCATTACCGTGGCGGGCATTGCCGGGCCGGGCGACCCCAT contains these protein-coding regions:
- a CDS encoding GntR family transcriptional regulator, which codes for MEKESAILTDLLGRIRCGEWEVGGRLPPERQLAGMLGTSRPTVRGALRVLQTRGMVEVRRGSGCYLRSRRERGGYVDAPGPQAGMARLEAAYIILPPLAALCAVTVSPSGLSRLEETMTSLSRAILGGNPGLAREQTAAFMHTLAESTGNPALVATVEQLCPVGASAIELLFTMEDYERDQFFADLVKVLQALKRHDPEDARLRMEERLLRMCRCMEKYAGTECTPYLRAQLEQRGMDA
- a CDS encoding twin-arginine translocation signal domain-containing protein, whose protein sequence is MSDNKTSLSRRDFIKGAALGVGLGTLGAMGAYSYSSRRFEDLPKVQRKMQSFGTCRSVKAKVVSETSWFDNGKLMSDIKSAGGLLVDQYTYNWPPFGDGTGLGKGSYQKGIAQIRDLLPNRLDEAWEITRAKSVNPMNAGGFAALVEVEDMDGKVRKYLLDSGWSFAWMDECFKREGIDKMLANGEIEALIISHEHFDHFWGLPVTLKYAPGIKIYIPDSFYAEGLQYIKDAGHKGELVKVKKGLHPIEPGMASYMFDVPIICRVFGEQSLYFNVADLGLVSITGCCHQGIILFADTAYRELAYEHDRFHGLYGGLHISPFEDWDPKYDDLVIGLRKWNLEKVGCNHCTGIVTAKKFIDAGYPVVEGTARFRTKDKAYLGNGDSIRFAKV
- a CDS encoding CobW family GTP-binding protein, which encodes MDLRTITPVPVDQGHGCWTPGMVRALLLRTQFHRPEARALGWRGIRPTIAHGEGWTCKLHGSTGVFGMLFEGERMHGTVLAGTFSLHYFPHPDEPCAERFPLAAGVATLLADYWDNVRDFPSGHAMRTLFRVGTLRVVAGSHGESLRLELSGLSRTRVFAADGIRQSEGMPQDGMGQSEGMPQDVTVQSEGMPRSGASSADFSDPFVVRPGDAESDIPSFGMALRLFRCLAASASFVLGEAPTACRYAVRPGWQGWFTRAQPYRNVPAHDVRRISLALAYGTPPPSERCAPWRPADTGPLHAQPWMTAHSPGWMGSAETTKTACGDGPRPPLLVLTGFLGSGKTTLLRHFIEYNLQRDRFVAVIQNEIGAVGLDGKLLEDGCRVVEADEGCVCCSLSGRLRHGLVQLLERFTPDVVVLETSGLANPLNLLDELHEVSDMVSRGPVITVVDTVSFASALRESRVARDQVTAADILVLNKTDIAEPEHITAARAMAARINPGAMLHEATGGAIPFGLLADTDTTRRRPGQRGLPRFGDTAFHGGAATHADDGYTAETLRVHAPMALPQLEALLESESRRYFRIKGVVDVAGYDTPLLVQSVDGRTSMTPLPGHADAERFLTFIGKGARGDKSRDMEADGGDTSGDTSDTSGSTGGSAGAARPA
- the nifV gene encoding homocitrate synthase; protein product: MRAASVSSPGGNPEATETRQVIINDTTLRDGEQTAGVAFTLEERLAVARALDAAGVPEMEVGIPAMGPREVDEIRAIAGLGLVARPIVWCRMHEADLAAARATGVATVNLSIPVSDQQITRKIGRDRAWVLRRIESMTCAALDLGFDVCIGGEDSSRADADFLALVLEVAERCGARRFRFADTMGVLDPFATHALFLAMRARSNLELEIHAHDDLGLATANTLAAVRGGATHANTTVNGLGERAGNAPLEEVVMALHLLHGQPTGVRPALLPGVSALVAAASGRPVPPGKSIVGENVFTHESGIHVSGLLRDPSNYQHIDPRELGRDHRLVLGKHSGAAAVRWAYGRLGIRLDEEGARAVLPLLRDHAARTKRPPEQADLLRFLDAARCGETPENAGDAASRTPRGVRPGTGCGSILAASRPACTSECLPE
- a CDS encoding sigma 54-interacting transcriptional regulator, producing the protein MTCEKKHSEEARTCGGGVCRGGIVPLLHEIGRMLSGPEDFCAALDRILCYMHAEMGVRRGMISLHHRESGRIFVHRSIGLTPEEQERGVYHLGEGITGRVVETAQPIIVPRIGDEPAFLNRTRSLSDGADLELSFMCVPILRGSKVLGTISAERLYEDRRFLDRHVDVLMVMSHMLAHAVELYLVEKVDLARWEHRTRLLVDRLKECFHPASIIGASAPMREVYALMRKVAQTRTTVLLLGESGVGKEMIANALHYDGPNPEGPLVKFNCAALPENLVESELFGHEKGAFTGAVQTRKGRFEDADGGTIFLDEVGELSPAMQAKLLRVLQERRFERVGGNQSIAVNIRIIAATNRNLQDMVAQGTFREDLYYRFNVFPIMVPPLRERGSDIVTLAEHFMSHYARETEKNVFTIATSALNMLVQHDWPGNVRELENVIHRAVILTEDDTIHAHDLPLSLQADMVPDTGAPGGLEARLACVEYEMLVEALRAHRGNTTEAARALGLTRRIMGLRMKRFNLTYQQFRRGEGAAEG
- a CDS encoding sulfite exporter TauE/SafE family protein; translation: MTEGLLIAMLGWWLGGFVNNTIGFGGALVALPVVALGNDMAVAVPASALIVLAVNMQMAWNYRHHLKGGIGVWPLILGGLPGALVGVLMLRHIPDAGLRLGLGGLLVAYALWALLCAKPGRRALHGAWGAVAGFFSTSLGTAYGINGPSLAIYLSFRGGTLQETKAALGVFFIVSGTIIVAAQTLAGVQSAETVLQFAASLPSVMLGGWAGIALSRRLSDGNLHGALFVMLLLMGANLVRQGMGF